The following are from one region of the Streptococcus sp. 1643 genome:
- a CDS encoding M1 family metallopeptidase: MQAVEHFITQFVPEHYDLFLDLSRETKTFSGKVTITGQAKSDRISLHQKDLEIASVEVAGQARPFTVDHENEALHIELAEAGQVEVVIAFSGKITDNMTGIYPSYYTVDGIKKEVLSTQFESHFAREAFPCVDEPEAKATFDLALRFDQAAGELALSNMPEIDVDNRKETGIWKFETTPRMSSYLLAFVAGDLQGVTAKTKNGTLVGVYSTKAHPLSNLDFSLDIAVRSIEFYEDYYGVKYPIPQSLHIALPDFSAGAMENWGLVTYREVYLVVDENSTFASRQQVALVVAHELAHQWFGNLVTMKWWDDLWLNESFANMMEYVCVDAIEPSWNIFEDFQTGGVPAALKRDATDGVQSVHVEVKHPDEINTLFDGAIVYAKGSRLMHMLRRWLGDADFAKGLHAYFEKHQYSNTIGRDLWNALGQASGRDVAAFMDSWLEQPGYPVLTVKVENDVLKISQKQFFIGEHEDKNRLWVVPLNSNWKGLPDTLETESIEIPGYVALLAENEGALRLNTENTAHYITDYQGDLLEAVLAELETLDNTSKLQIVQERRLLAEAGHISYADLLPVLEKLAKEESYLVVSAVSQVIAALERFIDEGTETEKAFNTLVAKLARHNYDRLGFEAKDGESDEDELVRQLTISMMIRSNEAEASQVASQIFAAHKENLAGLPAAIRAQVLINEMKHHETKDLVVTYLDLYTHATDAVFKRQLAAALAYSTDADNIQTLIDSWKDKFVVKPQDLSSWYLQFLGHKATQETVWVWARENWDWIKAALGGDMSFDSFVIFPSHIFKTEQRLAEYKEFFEPQLSDLALSRNIKMGIKDIAARVDLIKREKAAVETVVAQYAKA; the protein is encoded by the coding sequence ACCTTTTCTGGGAAGGTGACCATCACTGGTCAAGCCAAGAGTGACCGTATTTCCCTTCACCAAAAAGATTTGGAAATCGCTTCTGTAGAAGTTGCGGGTCAAGCTCGTCCATTTACAGTTGATCATGAAAATGAAGCCCTTCATATCGAATTGGCTGAGGCCGGTCAAGTTGAAGTGGTCATCGCCTTTTCAGGAAAAATTACAGACAACATGACAGGGATTTACCCTTCTTACTACACAGTAGATGGTATCAAGAAGGAAGTCTTGTCTACGCAGTTTGAAAGCCACTTTGCGCGTGAAGCCTTTCCGTGTGTAGATGAGCCAGAAGCCAAAGCAACCTTTGATCTCGCTCTTCGCTTTGACCAAGCAGCAGGTGAGTTGGCCTTGTCAAACATGCCTGAGATTGATGTGGATAACCGCAAGGAAACAGGTATTTGGAAGTTTGAGACAACACCTCGTATGTCATCTTACTTGTTGGCCTTTGTAGCTGGTGACTTGCAAGGGGTTACCGCTAAAACTAAAAATGGTACCCTCGTAGGTGTCTACTCGACCAAAGCACATCCACTATCAAACCTTGACTTCTCATTGGACATTGCTGTTCGCTCAATCGAGTTTTACGAAGATTACTACGGAGTTAAGTACCCAATCCCTCAATCTCTCCATATCGCCCTCCCTGACTTCTCAGCGGGTGCAATGGAAAACTGGGGTCTGGTAACCTACCGTGAAGTTTACTTGGTTGTGGATGAGAACTCAACCTTTGCTAGCCGTCAACAAGTTGCCCTAGTTGTAGCACATGAGTTGGCTCACCAATGGTTTGGTAACCTCGTTACTATGAAATGGTGGGATGACCTCTGGCTCAATGAAAGCTTCGCTAACATGATGGAATACGTCTGTGTCGATGCCATCGAGCCAAGTTGGAATATTTTTGAAGATTTCCAAACAGGTGGTGTTCCAGCGGCACTTAAACGCGATGCGACGGATGGTGTTCAGTCTGTCCATGTTGAAGTTAAACACCCAGATGAAATCAATACGCTCTTTGATGGCGCTATCGTCTATGCCAAAGGAAGCCGTCTCATGCACATGCTTCGCCGTTGGCTCGGAGATGCTGATTTCGCTAAAGGCTTGCATGCTTACTTTGAAAAGCACCAGTACAGCAACACCATTGGTCGTGACCTTTGGAATGCTCTCGGACAAGCATCAGGACGTGATGTTGCAGCCTTCATGGATTCTTGGTTGGAACAACCTGGATACCCAGTTCTCACTGTCAAAGTTGAAAATGACGTCTTGAAGATTTCGCAAAAACAATTCTTTATCGGTGAGCACGAAGACAAGAACCGTCTCTGGGTTGTGCCACTCAACAGCAACTGGAAAGGCTTGCCAGATACACTCGAAACTGAAAGTATCGAAATCCCTGGCTACGTAGCTCTTCTTGCTGAAAATGAAGGGGCTCTTCGTCTCAACACTGAAAATACTGCCCACTATATTACCGACTATCAAGGAGACTTGTTAGAAGCTGTTCTTGCTGAGCTAGAGACACTTGATAACACAAGCAAACTGCAAATTGTTCAAGAACGTCGTTTGTTGGCTGAGGCAGGGCACATTTCTTATGCAGACTTGCTTCCAGTACTTGAAAAACTTGCTAAGGAAGAGTCTTATCTGGTAGTTTCAGCTGTTTCTCAAGTGATTGCTGCCCTTGAGCGCTTTATCGATGAAGGAACAGAAACTGAGAAAGCCTTTAACACACTCGTTGCTAAATTGGCTCGTCACAACTATGACCGTCTTGGTTTTGAAGCCAAAGATGGGGAATCAGATGAAGATGAATTGGTTCGTCAGTTGACCATTTCCATGATGATTCGCTCAAATGAAGCAGAAGCTAGTCAAGTCGCTAGTCAAATCTTTGCAGCTCACAAGGAGAATCTTGCAGGCCTTCCAGCAGCAATCCGTGCTCAAGTGCTCATCAATGAAATGAAACACCATGAGACCAAGGACTTGGTCGTAACTTATCTGGACCTCTACACTCATGCAACGGATGCGGTCTTCAAACGCCAGTTGGCAGCAGCTCTAGCCTACAGTACAGATGCGGACAATATCCAAACCTTGATTGACTCATGGAAAGATAAATTTGTGGTCAAACCACAGGACCTTTCTTCTTGGTATCTCCAATTCCTTGGACACAAGGCTACTCAAGAAACTGTTTGGGTTTGGGCGCGTGAAAACTGGGATTGGATCAAGGCGGCCCTTGGTGGGGATATGAGCTTTGATAGTTTTGTCATCTTCCCATCACACATCTTTAAAACAGAGCAACGCTTGGCAGAGTACAAGGAATTCTTTGAACCACAACTCTCTGACCTCGCTCTTAGCCGTAATATCAAGATGGGAATCAAGGATATCGCAGCGCGTGTTGACTTGATTAAGCGTGAGAAAGCAGCAGTCGAAACTGTTGTAGCCCAATATGCCAAAGCTTAA
- the ciaR gene encoding two-component system response regulator CiaR: protein MIKILLVEDDLGLSNSVFDFLDDFADVMQVFDGEEGLYEAESGVYDLILLDLMLPEKNGFQVLKELREKGITTPVLIMTAKESLDDKGHGFELGADDYLTKPFYLEELKMRIQALLKRSGKFNENTLTYGDVVVNLSTNEVKVEDTPVELLGKEFELLVYFLQNQNVILPKTQIFDRLWGFDSDTTISVVEVYVSKVRKKLKGTAFAENLQTLRSVGYILKDVQ, encoded by the coding sequence ATGATAAAAATCTTATTAGTAGAAGATGACCTGGGCCTGTCAAACTCAGTATTTGACTTTTTGGATGATTTTGCAGATGTCATGCAGGTCTTTGATGGAGAAGAGGGGCTCTACGAAGCAGAAAGTGGTGTTTATGACTTGATTCTGCTTGACCTCATGTTGCCTGAAAAAAATGGCTTCCAAGTTTTGAAAGAATTGCGTGAAAAAGGAATTACAACTCCTGTCCTTATCATGACTGCTAAGGAAAGTTTGGATGACAAGGGGCATGGATTTGAATTGGGAGCGGATGACTACCTCACCAAACCTTTCTACCTAGAAGAACTCAAAATGCGGATTCAAGCCCTTCTCAAACGTTCAGGCAAGTTTAACGAAAATACCTTGACCTATGGGGATGTTGTCGTCAACCTTTCAACGAATGAAGTAAAAGTGGAAGATACGCCTGTGGAACTGCTCGGAAAAGAGTTTGAGTTATTGGTTTACTTCCTTCAAAATCAAAATGTCATTCTTCCCAAGACACAAATTTTTGATCGTCTATGGGGATTTGATAGCGATACGACTATTTCCGTTGTAGAAGTCTATGTTTCAAAAGTTCGTAAGAAATTGAAGGGGACAGCCTTTGCTGAAAATCTTCAAACCTTGCGTAGTGTCGGGTATATTTTAAAAGATGTTCAATAA
- a CDS encoding cell wall metabolism sensor histidine kinase WalK → MFNKLKKTWYADDFSYFIRNFGVFTLIFSAMTLIILQVMHSSLYTSVDEKLQALSSSPQAVIQLALNRATEEVKDIQPATADASKAEIKPNVSSNTEVLLFDKDFNQLLLGNRFLGLDKIKLDKKELNHIRQIQVFNSYGQEETYRMVLMETNSSTVSSNVKYAAVLINTSQLEQISQNHEHLIVVVMASFWLLSLIASVYLARVSVKPLLESMQKQKSFVENASHELRTPLAVLQNRLENLFRKPEATIMESSESIASSLEEVRNMRFLTTNLLNLARRDDGIKPEIAEVSPQFLKTTFANYELIASENDRIFEYENRIYRPFMTDQLLLKQLMTILFDNAIKYTEEDGKIEFVVHATDRHLYLTVTDNGIGISAADKKKIFDRFYRVDKARTRQKGGFGLGLSLAKQIVDALRGTISVKDNKPRGTIFEVKIAIQSPSKRKNK, encoded by the coding sequence ATGTTCAATAAACTAAAAAAAACATGGTATGCGGATGATTTCAGCTATTTCATTCGAAACTTCGGAGTGTTCACCCTGATTTTCTCTGCTATGACCTTGATTATCCTTCAGGTCATGCACTCGAGTCTCTACACTTCTGTAGATGAAAAACTCCAAGCCCTTAGTAGTAGTCCTCAAGCTGTTATCCAGTTAGCCCTTAATCGGGCAACTGAGGAAGTCAAGGATATTCAACCAGCAACAGCGGATGCCAGCAAGGCTGAAATCAAGCCCAATGTTAGCTCCAATACAGAAGTTTTGCTTTTTGACAAGGATTTTAACCAACTCTTACTGGGTAATCGCTTTTTAGGCTTGGACAAGATCAAACTGGACAAGAAAGAGTTGAATCATATTCGGCAAATCCAAGTTTTCAACAGCTATGGTCAGGAAGAAACCTATCGAATGGTCTTGATGGAAACCAACTCTTCCACCGTATCAAGTAATGTCAAATATGCGGCGGTTCTAATCAATACCAGCCAGCTTGAGCAAATCAGCCAAAATCACGAGCATTTAATTGTTGTAGTCATGGCTAGTTTCTGGCTCCTGTCTTTAATTGCTAGTGTTTACCTGGCACGTGTCAGTGTCAAACCGCTACTGGAAAGCATGCAAAAGCAGAAGTCCTTTGTTGAAAATGCGAGTCACGAACTGAGAACGCCTTTGGCCGTTTTACAAAATCGTTTAGAAAATCTCTTTCGAAAACCAGAGGCAACCATCATGGAATCCAGCGAAAGTATCGCTTCCAGTCTTGAAGAGGTTCGCAACATGCGCTTCCTCACGACCAATCTTCTCAACCTTGCACGTCGAGATGATGGAATTAAACCAGAAATAGCAGAAGTATCACCACAGTTCTTAAAGACGACCTTTGCTAACTATGAGTTGATTGCTTCTGAAAATGATCGTATTTTTGAGTATGAAAATCGGATTTATCGTCCCTTCATGACCGATCAGTTGCTCCTAAAACAGCTCATGACCATTTTATTTGACAATGCCATCAAGTATACCGAAGAAGATGGGAAAATTGAGTTCGTAGTTCATGCTACAGATCGTCACCTCTATCTAACAGTAACGGATAACGGAATTGGAATCTCAGCTGCTGATAAGAAGAAAATCTTTGACCGTTTTTACCGTGTAGACAAGGCAAGAACTCGTCAGAAAGGTGGCTTTGGTCTTGGACTATCTTTAGCCAAGCAGATCGTAGATGCCTTACGAGGAACGATTAGCGTCAAAGATAACAAACCTAGAGGAACAATTTTTGAAGTTAAAATCGCTATTCAATCTCCTTCAAAACGTAAGAATAAATAA